One Variibacter gotjawalensis genomic window, ACGGCCGCATGACGACACCTTTGCTGTCCGCGCGCGGCCTGACGAAATTTTACGGCGCTCGGCTCGGCTGCGCCGATGTCAGCTTGGATCTCCATGAGGGCGAGGTGCTCGCTGTCGTCGGCGAGTCCGGCTCCGGCAAATCGACATTGCTGAGCCTCCTCGCGAGCGAGCTCGAGCCGGACGCCGGCCGCGTCGATTACCGCATGCGCGACGGCACGCTGCGCGATCTGTTCGCGCTCGGCGAAGCGGAGCGGCGTCTTCTGCTGCGCACCGACTGGGGCTTCATCCGGCAGGATGCGACGCAGGGGCTCCGCATGGGCGTCTCCGCCGGCGGCAACGTCGGCGAGCGCTTGATGGCCGTTGGTGCCCGTCACTATGGCAACATCCGGCGCACCTCCGGCGA contains:
- the phnK gene encoding phosphonate C-P lyase system protein PhnK yields the protein MTTPLLSARGLTKFYGARLGCADVSLDLHEGEVLAVVGESGSGKSTLLSLLASELEPDAGRVDYRMRDGTLRDLFALGEAERRLLLRTDWGFIRQDATQGLRMGVSAGGNVGERLMAVGARHYGNIRRTSGDWLGRVEIELDRIDDTPRQFSGGMRQRLQIARNLVSRPRLVFMDEPTSGLDVSVQARLLDLLRGLVSELGLAVVIVTHDLAVARLLSHRMMVMRQGRVIESGLTDQVLDDPREPYSQLLVSSVIAA